ATATCCCAAAAGATGCAATATGCCGTGAATAACGTAAAGGGATATCTCCTCCTCGAAGGAGAGACCGTATTCACCCGAGTTCCTTGCCGCCGCATCGGAGGATATCGCTATATCCCCGAGGAAGACTCCGTTATCACCCGAAGGCCATGCTATAACATCCGTCGCCCGGTCCTTTCCGAACCATTTGCGGTTCATCGCACGTATCTTCTGGCTGGAAACGAAGATCATGTTCAGTTCCGCGTCAGGTCTTTTGTGCCGGTTTAGGACCAATCTCGCGACATCTTCCAGTTTTGAAAGATCAATCTTTCTTTTTTTGTTTAGGTTTTCGCTGTTTATTCTTATTGTCATTTGACTGCGATCCGTTCGATTGTTTTTTGCCGGGTTCCGGATAATTGAGCCGGGTGTGGAAGATCCCCATCAGCACCCTGACAAAGCTGTCGGCGATAACATGCATATCCTTCAGCGTCAGATCACATTCATCGAGCTGTCCGTCTATGAACTTGTTGTTGATTATCTTCCTGACGAGGTTCCTTATGCTGGCGGGTGTCGGCTCCTCCAGGGATCTGCTGGAAGCCTCGACCGAATCGGCCAAGAGCACTATGGCGCTTTCCTTTGTCTGGGGTCTGGGCCCCGGATAACGGAAATCCTCTTCCCTCAGGACCTTCCCGTCCTCGGATTTTTCTATTGCCTTCTGGTAGAAATAGGCTATGAGGCTGTCTCCATGGTGATGATTTATAAAGTCCACTATGGTTTTATTGAGTTTATACTGCCTTGCCATTTCCACGCCTTCTTTGACGTGCTTTGCTATAATGAGCGCACTCATCGAAGGCGCCAGGTTCAAATGCTTTGAACCTGCCCCCATTTCGTTCTCGCTGAAATATTCCGCCTTTGTGATCTTGCCAATATCATGGTAATAGGACCCCACTCGGGCAAGCAGGCTGTTGGCCCCGATGGCATCACAGGCAGCTTCAGCAAGATTGCCCACCATGATCGAATGATGGTAGGTACCGGGCGCCTCCATGGCCAGACGCTTAAGAAGCGGATGGTTAAGATCTGAAAGTTCCAGAAGGCTGATGTTCGTGGGCACCTTGAAAACATGTTCGAATACCGGCAAAAGCCCCATGACTATGAAACCCGAAAGTATGCCGCTGGCCATCGCCCAGGCGCCTTCCCGGACATAAAAATCCATTCCCATACCGTTTATAAGACCGATACAGGATATCGAAAACAGCTTTGCCGCTCCCACCAGGAGCCCGGCCCAAAGTATCTGGCCTCTTCTGCGGGCGCCTTTTACCGCAGCCATACCGACCACGCTGCCTACCAGAAGAACAAGAGCCACCTCGATATCCCCTCCCATGAGCAGCGATATGAGCACGCTGAGCAACACCACAAACAGAAAAGAGATATTGAAGCTCACAAGCAGAGTGATTATCATGCCCATGCTGGCAAGGGGTATGAAATAGCTCGGCTGCGGCGAGCGTATTATGAGATCCGCGGCCAGGATCATCAAGAACATCGTGATCAGGATTATGGAAAGTTCTTTTGTTTTCTTTAAAAAATCGGCCTTGACGGTGAAATGCGCATGTATACCCGCTACCAGACCCAGGAGCATAAAAAGAAGTATGACCCCAAAAAAGAACTTGGGCGTGATGCCCGGACGGAAAATGCTTCTTAGCTGTGATATCTGTGCGATATGGCGCGCGTTAACCCTTTCGCCC
The nucleotide sequence above comes from Candidatus Omnitrophota bacterium. Encoded proteins:
- a CDS encoding HDIG domain-containing protein, which produces MNKLINTKKFKEIATRKQTISVLMIAVFFAVTLASMFISPKLSHWKIHEGDIALKTIYAPYDFVYYWEIDDEATEKARNTASENVPFYAERDLVLEERIRTEIDDVFSAIEEQKEMESPVNEKVVALEERLKEKVPERDLKVLIAYPNTAKLQNMVLNVLDNLFLAGYASEEDLQLLRQQGEEEVMIFNGSMRKQMRRETQALLGGGELEKVAEEYASKQFPGDRRTRKAAASLVTAYIEPNIKLDLEKTERMEQAAREKVEPVYRRWEVKKNELVIEKGERVNARHIAQISQLRSIFRPGITPKFFFGVILLFMLLGLVAGIHAHFTVKADFLKKTKELSIILITMFLMILAADLIIRSPQPSYFIPLASMGMIITLLVSFNISFLFVVLLSVLISLLMGGDIEVALVLLVGSVVGMAAVKGARRRGQILWAGLLVGAAKLFSISCIGLINGMGMDFYVREGAWAMASGILSGFIVMGLLPVFEHVFKVPTNISLLELSDLNHPLLKRLAMEAPGTYHHSIMVGNLAEAACDAIGANSLLARVGSYYHDIGKITKAEYFSENEMGAGSKHLNLAPSMSALIIAKHVKEGVEMARQYKLNKTIVDFINHHHGDSLIAYFYQKAIEKSEDGKVLREEDFRYPGPRPQTKESAIVLLADSVEASSRSLEEPTPASIRNLVRKIINNKFIDGQLDECDLTLKDMHVIADSFVRVLMGIFHTRLNYPEPGKKQSNGSQSNDNKNKQRKPKQKKKD
- the ybeY gene encoding rRNA maturation RNase YbeY; the encoded protein is MTIRINSENLNKKRKIDLSKLEDVARLVLNRHKRPDAELNMIFVSSQKIRAMNRKWFGKDRATDVIAWPSGDNGVFLGDIAISSDAAARNSGEYGLSFEEEISLYVIHGILHLLGYDDRTARKRAKMRKEEDALLQKARKAFRK